A single region of the Triticum dicoccoides isolate Atlit2015 ecotype Zavitan chromosome 2B, WEW_v2.0, whole genome shotgun sequence genome encodes:
- the LOC119365208 gene encoding protein RKD5-like: MDAAAAAAVTTLSALAVFASTLHQGAVRSVHGYRVVAMGGRCAWDRWVEREFAFSPTSCREVPLPAAAPRILPVEWRGRPAYREGQVLGAWRCILAFDSIAAVPLPPMPPPMLCPFRNPSLVFVPSLYNDLYMVFQFQKFQQAPELVKRDSDEKSTRLDAEDKTCDVEVKEESGSDSDEDPQSGEELPAHAERRRRAKKQHIASITLVDIAPYFHLPIREASRALKIGVSILKQKCRQYGIPRWPHRKIKSLDSLISDLEFVMDDTDGDVVQKETRRQREKEKEEKEKEKQEAIRALAKRKRLLESEKEIIQQKPALDLMAETKLFREDVFKRRYRAKRLPGR, translated from the exons atggacgccgccgccgccgccgccgtcaccaccCTCTCCGCGCTCGCCGTCTTCGCCAGCACGCTCCACCAAG GCGCCGTGCGGAGCGTGCACGGGTACAGGGTCGTCGcgatgggagggaggtgcgcgtggGACCGGTGGGTGGAGCGGGAGTTCGCCTTCTCCCCCACCTCGTGCCGCGAGGTCCCgctccccgccgccgcgccgcggaTACTCCCGGTCGAGTGGCGCGGCCGCCCGGCGTACCGCGAGGGCCAGGTGCTGGGCGCCTGGCGCTGCATCCTCGCCTTCGATTCCATCGCCGCCGTCCCGCTGCCGCCCATGCCTCCCCCGATGCTGTGCCCCTTCCG GAACCCGAGTCTGGTGTTCGTGCCTTCGCTGTACAACGACCTGTACATGGTGTTTCAGTTTCAGAAATTTCAACAGGCCCCGGAGCTCGTCAAACGTGATTCGGATGAGAAATCGACCCGTTTGGATGCAGAGGATAAAACCTGTGATGTTGAAGTTAAAGAAGAGTCAGGATCTGATTCTGATGAGGATCCCCAATCTGGTGAAG AACTTCCAGCGCATGCTGAGAGACGCCGGAGAGCCAAGAAGCAGCACATAGCTAGCATCACTCTAGTTGACATAGCCCCGTACTTCCATCTTCCAATCAGAGAAGCATCCAGGGCTCTGAAGATCGGTGTCAGCATACTGAAGCAGAAATGCAGGCAATACGGAATACCCCGCTGGCCTCACAGGAAGATCAAGTCCCTCGATTCGCTGATTAGTGATCTGGAG TTTGTGATGGACGACacagatggagatgttgtgcagaaggaGACTCGCAggcagagggagaaggagaaagaggagaaggagaaggagaagcaggaGGCGATCCGAGCGCTGGCTAAGCGGAAGCGATTGCTGGAGAGCGAGAAGGAGATCATCCAGCAGAAGCCTGCCCTGGACCTGATGGCTGAAACCAAGCTGTTCAGGGAGGACGTTTTCAAGAGGAGATACAGAGCTAAAAGATTACCTGGTCGATGA